Below is a window of Diaminobutyricibacter sp. McL0608 DNA.
GAATGTGCAGGATCACGATGATCGTGTCGACGACGGTGGCGAAGGTGCCCTCGGGCTCGCCGATGAGGTTGGCGGCCATCCCGAGCAGGAACTGCACCGCCAGCGCCGACAGCGCTTCGCGGGAACGACGTCTCAGACTCTCGGCGGGACTCACTGCGGCTGCGGCGGTAGACATCCGGACTCCTCTTCTCGACGGATTACTGCGCTGTCGCCCATTGTGCTCCCCCCGCCACTGCCGGGAAAGCATCGAATCGCCAGAGATCGACTTGCGCGGGTCGCAGGGTGGTCGATCTGTGGCGAATGGATGCGCGGAGCGGCGCGCAGGGGCGGAGGGGGCAGCGCGGAGCGGGCAGCGCGGCTACGCGATACCGCCGCCGTCGACGACAAGAGCCGAGCCGGTCACGTACGACGACTCGTCGCTGGCGAGCCACACGACCGCGGCCGCGATCTCGGACGGCTCGCCCATCCGCTGCAGTGGACGGTCCGCAGCCTCGGCGAGGAACGATCCCGTCTCCTGCCCGAGCTGGCGCGCTTCGTCGCGGAGCATCCCGGTGTTCACGTCGCCCGGGTTGACCGAGTTGACCCGGATGCCCTGTGGCCCGTGGTCGATTGCGAGAGCACGCGTCATGTTCACGACCGCACCCTTCGACGCGCAGTACGAGATCGCCTGCCCGCCTCCCTTGAGACCCCAGCCCGACCCGGTGTTGATGATCGAGCCGCCGCCGTTCGCGGCCATCACGGGCACCGCGTGCTTGCACATGAGGAAGATGCCTTTGACGTTGACGCCGAAGACGCGGTCCCATTCTTCGACAGTCGTCTCGACGGCCGTGGTCCGGCGGATGATGCCGGCGTTGTTGAAGACGACGTCGAGGCTTCCGAACTCCGCGACCGTGTCGGCGACGACACGCTCGATGTCGGCCTCATTCGACACATCCGCTGTGAGCGCGATCGCGGTCCCGCCTGCAGCGCGGATCTCCTCGGCGACCTTCTCGGCCGCGCCGGGTGCCACATCGACGACGGCCACACGGGCGCCCTCGGCGGCGAAGGCGAGCGAGGTCGCGCGGCCGATGCCGCCCGCTCCTCCGGTGACGATGGCGGACTTGTCGGCTAGACGCATGATGGTGCTCCTTCGGTGGTGGCCGCACTGGCGGCACTGACAGGGTAGATGCTCGACGACGCGGGGCCGGTGGTCACACGGACGTGACCGGCCAGCTGCGCGTCGAGACGGGGGTCGCCGGTGTCGACCAGCAGTGGCCGCCCGGAGAGGTCGATGAGTTTCTGCTCGGTGGCGACGACGAGCAGCGGGTCAGGACCGAGGGATGCGACCACGGCTGCCGAGAGCTGCTGGTTTCCGCGCCCGAGCAGGAAGCCCTGGCCGCCGATCACGGTGACGACAGCTTTGGCCGGGCGCCCTGCGATCGCATCGAGCGCCCCGGCCTCGGATACGTCCCGGGCGACGAGCTGTCCGTCCTGCACGATGTCGACACCGAGCGGCGTGCCCGGGATGCCGAGCTCACGCGATACCGCTGCGACCGTTCCGCCCGGGCCGAGCAGGTAGCGCACACCGGGTTCGAACTGTGCGATCAACCCGGCGGCAGCGCGGCGCACGGCGTCGGCCTCGCTGGTCGGGGTCGCCGCCTTGCGGGCCTGGGTCCGTCCGGCTGCGACGGGCACGTCCACGAGCGCGAACAGTCGTGGATCGGGGCGGCCGGCACGCAGGTCCTCCTCGTCGAGGTCGAGAACCTCGGCCTCGCGCGTCTGGTGCTCCCCGGCGTTGACCCATTCCGCGGCGATCGAGCCGGCAGCCGCGGGCGCGACAGCGAAGCAGCCCGAGTACATCTTCACTCCGGCCGGGATGCCGAGAAGTGCGACCCGGGCATCCGTGCCTAGCCCAGCATCCCGCGCCGTGCCGCCCGCACCGAGCGCAGCATCCCGCGCCGTGCCGTCACCGCCGGTGAACAGCACCAGCCCCGCACCTGCGGCGACGAACGCCGCGACGGCGCGCGCCGTGTCATCCGCCGTCGTGGCGCCGGGCACCACCGGTTCGTAGACGACGCGAGGCCGAAGTCCGGATGCACGCACTACGTCTTCGCCGAGGGCGCCGCCACCGGTCAGCACGTCGAGTCCGGGATGCGCTCCCGCCAGCACGGCGAGCGCCGCCGCAGCCCGCGCTGCGGCCAGGGGTCGCGCCCCGCGCTCGTACGCCTCACGCTGCACGGCCGCACCGTCGCTGCCGACGAGGCCCGCAGGCCCGCCGACACCGGCGACGGGGTTCACGACCACCCCGATCGTCGGGCGGTGCGGGCGGACGGTCGCCATCTAGGCCGCGGCCTCCTCGGTTGCGGAGGTGGCTGCGGACGCGGATCCGGATGCTGCCCCGGCGCCCGACGCGCCCGACTCGGCAGACGCGGCAGCCGCGCCCGCAGCATCCGCACCGAAGTACTTGCGCTGGTACGCGCGCCACGTCACCGCCCAGCGCTCCGGGTCGTCCAGGTCGTCGTGGTGGGTGTGGTGCACGGTCTGGTTGTGCGGTGCTGTACGAACGATCTCGGGGGTCTCCCGGGCTTCGCGGGCGATCTCGGCGAGCACATCCGCGTATTCGTCCAGCTCGGCCATCGAATACGACTCGGTCGGTTCGAGTGTGAACGGCTGCGGAACGATGTACGGGTGGTGGCTGGTCCAGTAGTGCATCCCGAAGTCGGCGGCGCGTACGCCGATCTCTTCTGAGCTGATGCCGGTGTCCTCGTACAGGTCCTGCCACGAGTAGCGCACCTGCTCGATGCGGCGGCGGCCCGTTGCGTACGGTGCGCTGGTGCCCGGGATCTCGAGGATGCGCTTCATCAGGTAGTTGTTGTTGAGCACGGCGGTCTCGGCGACGGCGCGCAGGCCTTCGGCGCCGAGTGCGCTGATCCACGCGTAGGTGCGCACGATGTTCGGGATGACCCCGTAGAACGGCGCGACCGAGCCGATGGACTCCGGGCGGTCCGCATCCAGGTAGTACCGGTCCCCGTCGCGTTCGACGACGGGGCCGGGCAGGAACTGGGCGAGCTCTTCCGAGACCGCGTTCGCGCCGGAGCCGGGGCCACCGCAGCCGTGCGGGGTGCCGAACGTCTTGTGCAGGTTGAAGTGGCAGACGTCGAACCCGGCGTCGCGGGCACGGGTGATCCCGAGGATGCCGTTCGCGTTCGCCTGGTCGTAGGACGCGAGAGCGCCGACCTCGTGCGCCAGCCGGACCCATTCGCCGATGCGCGGGTTGTAGATGCCGGTGTCCTCGGGGTTGGTGACCATGATCGCGGCCGTGCGCGGCGAGAGGGCTGCGCGCAGGGCGTCGAGGTCGGGGTAGCCGTCGGCGTCGGGGTGGATCGTGATGACCGTGTACCCGGCCGCCTTGGCCGCCGCCGCGTTCGACGGGTGCGAGAAGATCGTCGTGATGACCTCGGTGCGCTGATCGCCTTCGCCACGCGACTCGTGGTACGCGCGGATCATCGAGATGTTCGCCCAGATCGCCTCGGACCCACCGCTCGTCTGCAGCGAGACGCGGCTCATGCCGGAGATCTCGGCGAGCATCCGCTCGGTCTTCCAGATGATCTCGAGCACGCCCTGGACGCTCGCCTGCTCCTGCAGCGGGTGCAGCTCGGTGAGGTCGGGGGTGCGGATGATCGCCTCGTTCACCTTCGGCGCGTATTTCATCGTGCAGGTCCCCTGGCCCACGTCGACGTTGAGGTCGGCGCCGAGGTTCTCCTGACTGAGGCGCAGGTAGTGCTTGAGCACGCGCATCTGGCCGATCTCGGGAAGCGCGGGCGGCGCGCTGCGGCGGAGGGATGCGGGGAGCGCGGCGACGACATCGCCGACGGCTTCGCGGACTCCGGCTTCGGGGCGGCTGACGAGCACGCCCCGCTCGCCGGGCGCGTGGAGCTCGAACACGATCGGCTCGTCCCAGCGCGCCTGGTGGAACCTCCTGAGTGCAGGCTTGGGTGCGATGGGGAGGCTCATGCGTTCTGTTCCTTCTTCTGTGCGAGCGCGGCGCCGAGCACTGCGGCGAGGTCGTCGATGTCGGTCTGGGTGTTCTGCTCGGTGACGCAGACGAGCAGGTGGCCGTCGTCCACGGCGTGGCCGGGTTCGAAACCGGATGCGCGGCCTGCGGCGACGAGTTCGGGCGCCGTGAGAGCCGCATCCGTCACGTCGAGCACGAACTCGCGGAAGTGCACAGCGCCGTCGGCGAGACGGACGCCCGCGAGCGCGGTGAGCGAGCGGGCTGCGTACGTGGTGCGGGCGAGGACGGTCTCGCCGACCTCGGCCATGCCCTGCGGCCCCATCAGCGCCAGGTAGACGCCCGCGGCGATGCCCCACAGGGCTGCGGCGGTGCCGACCCATTCCTTTCCTTCTTCGCGCACGGCGAAGGAGGTGCGGTCGTAGGCGACGTCGCCGAACCCGTATTCGCCGGGGACGTCGGTGGAGGCCAGGCCGAAGAGACGCGAGGGGAGTTCCATCACGAACCGGGTGTCGTCGTGCACGGCGATGAACCCGCCGTGCGCTCCGCCGAACCAGGGGTGCAGGCCGAGCGACTGGATGTCGCCGTGCACGATGTCGGCGCCCAGGTCGGCGGGCGGCGTGAGGATGCCGAGGCTGATCGGGTCCGTGCCGACGATCACGACGGCGCCGACAGCGTGGGCAGCGTCTGCGAGTTCGGCGAGGGCGGTCTCGAGTGCGCCGGTGTAGCTGGGCGTCTCGACCCAGATCGCGGCGACGGTGTCGTCGAGCAGCCCTGTCACGGTCTGCAGGTCGGCGACGGCGCCGACGGTCGGGACGAGCACGAGGTCGATGGTGGGCGCGATGTAGTCGCGGACTTTGGACAGCTTGTCGGGATGCGCGTCACTGACGAGCAGCACTGTGCGGCGGCCGGTGATGCGGCCCGCCATCGCGAGCGAGGTCGCCGCGGCCTGGTAACCGTCATAGGTGGGTACGTTGACGACGTCCTGGTTGAGCAGCTCGCCCATGAGCGACTGGTACTGGAACAGCGCCTGGAATCGCCCATGGTCCTCGTACGGTTCGCCGGCGTACGCCGTCAGGAACTCGCTCCGGTTGATGACCTCGTCGACCACCGCGGGCACCGCGTGCTGGTAGGTGCCGGCGCCGAGGAAGAGGCGTCCGGGCTCGACCGCGCGGTTGCGGCGCAGCAGACCGCCCACGTGACGCACCAGGTCCTGTTCGGCGACCAGCGGTTCGGGCAGGTCGAGGGCACGGCCCAGACGCAGCTCGGCGGGAACGTCGGCGTAGAAATCCTCGACGCTGGCGGCTCCCACGGCGTCGAGCATCGCCTGCCGTGACTCGGGCGCCGTGTTCGGCACATAGGGGTGGACGAAGGGATGGGACATGGTGGCCTCGCGGTCGTTGACGGGGGTTGGTCGGATGGTCGGGGCGAGCTCAGTCGCCGGACGGGTGGGAGGGATCGGATGGGCGTGACGGATGCGCGACCACGGCCACCCCGAAGGCATCGAGAGTGAGCCCAGCGGTCGCGTCGGACCCAGTGAGCAGGTCACGGCCGCCGGGAATGCCCGGAGCGCTCACCTGTTCCCGGCCGTGGTTGAGCACGAAGGTGTAGTCGGTGGTCCCGTCGGTTCGGCTGACGACCTCGACGGCGGGGTCCGTGATGGTGGCGGGCACCCCGGCCGCAGCGAAGACCTGCGCGAGGAGGGCGCGCATCCCTTCGGCGTCGAGGCCGGCGCTCAGGTACCAGGCAGCGCCCGCTCCGTGGGTGCGGCGGGTGACGGCCGGACGCCCGGCGAGGTCGCCGTCGGCGTAGGTGGCGAGCACCTCGGTGCCGGGCGCGGTCTCGAGCCATTCGCTCCAGATGCGGACAGCGTAAGCGGCTGAGCCTGCGCTGAGGTCGCCCGCGCTGAGGTCGCCTGCGAAGGCGACCGTGCGGCTCTCGCCGTCGGCGAGCGGCCACCATTCGTCGACCTCGACGCCGAGCAGGTCGCGCAGCGGGCCGGGTGCCCCTCCCTCATGGATCTGCTCGCGGTGGTCGACGACGCCGGAGAACGGACCGACGACAAGCTGGCCGCCGGCGGCGACGAAGCCGGCCAGCGCATCCGCCTGCTCTGCAGTGGTCGCATACAGGTTCGGCACCAGCAGTACGCGGTGCTCGCCGTAGGGGCCGGCGGCGCGCGCGACATCCACGGCCTGCCCGAGCCCGTAGGCGGCGGCGTGCCAGGCGCGCGCCTCCCGCAGCCAGTCGAGCCGCACCGACGGCAGTGAGTCGGGTTCGGTGACGCCCCACCAGGAGTCCCAGTCGGCGACGAGAGCGACGGATGCGCGCACCCGGGTGTCCTTGATCGGCGCGAGCGACTTCAGTTCGGCGCCGAGCGCCTTCGCTTCCTGGAAGGTACGGCTGCGTTCGCCCCGGTGGCCGAGCATGGCCGAGTGGAACTTCTCGGGCCCGAATTTCGCCTGCCGCCACTGGAAGAACATGACGCCGTCCGAACCGTGGGCGATGGCCTGCATGCTGCCGAGGCGCATCCGGCCGGGCGCCTTCGGAACGTTGACGTCGCGCCAGCTCACAGCGCTCGGTGCCTGCTCCAGCAACAGCCAGGGGCGGCCGTCTTTGAGCGAGCGCATCAGGCCGTAGTTGAGGGCGGCGCCGATATGCGCATCCGGATCGGCCGGGTCGGGGTAGGCGTCGTCGGTGACGAGGTCCTCGGCGTCGGCGAAGTCCCAGTAGTCGAGTTCGCGGAACAGGCTCATGAAGTTCGTCGTGACCGCGATCTCCGGAGTGACCTCGCGCAGCACGTCGATCTCCGACTGGAAAAGCTCGAGCAGCGCATCCGACGAGAACCGCTCGAAGTCGACGAGCTCAGCCGGGTTGATCGGGCCGGTCGCAGTGCGCGGGGGTTCGATCTGGTCGAAGTCGAGGTAGTTCTGGCCCCAGCAACTCGTACCCCAGGCCTCGTTGAGGCCGTCGATCGTCTCGTAGCGGTGGCGGAGCCAGCGGCGGAAGTGTGGCGCCGACTCCGGGCACCAGCACCGCGACACGTGGTCGCCGTACTCGTTCGAGACGTGCCAGAGGGCAAGCGCCGGATGCTCGCCGTAACGCTCGGCGAGGGCGCGCGTCAGCCGCAGCGCCGCCTCGCGGAAGATCGGCGAGCTCGGGCAGTACGCCTGCCGCGAGCCGAACTCGAGGCGGACGCCGTCGGCGTTCCAGGGCAGTAGGTCGGGATGCTCGCGCACCAGCCAGGCCGGCGGGGTCGCGGTCGCGGTGGCCAGGTCGATGCGGATGCCGTTCTCCCAGAGCAGGTCGATGACACGGTCGAGTCCGGCGAAGTCGTATTCGCCCGGGCGCGGCTCGAGCAGCGGCCAGGAGAAGACCGGCAGCGTGACCAGGTTGACGCCCGCCTCGACCATGAGGCGCGCATCCTCGGCCCAGACGCTCTCCGACCACTGGTCGGGGTTGTAGTCGCCACCGTAGGCGAGGGCGTCGAGGCGGATGCTCCGCGGCGATGTGGCCGTCACTGGTCTCCTTCGGTCTGCGGGTCGATGCCGGGCTTACTGATGTACAGATACGGATGTTCTCGGCGGATGCTTTACATCGGGCAACCGTCGACTGTATTCTGTATACAGTAACGGTAAAGCGAATCCGGCGAAGGGTCAACCCCTAAGCTGGCGTCGCCAGCGATCCGCAGGGTCGCCGCCCCAGGCCCAGGAGGTCCCATTGATCGAGCGCAAGAACCTGCGATCCCAGGTGCGAGAAGAACTCATCGCCCGGATGAGGTCCGGCGACGTGCGCCCCGGCGAGAGCATCAACGAGGTGCAACTGGCCGCTGAACTCGGCGTGAGCCGCACTCCCCTGCGCGAAGCCCTCATCGCCCTCGAGAGCGAAGGCCAGATCGAGAGCGAGAACGGCAAAGGCTTCCGCTTCGTGCCGCTCAGTGCGCGCGAGTTCGAAGAACTGTGCCCGATCATCGTCACCCTGGAGAGCCTCGCGCTCGACCTCAGCCCGCGCGACGACCTCGCCCGTCTCGGCGAAGAGCTCGCGACACTCGCTGCCGAATTCAACGACGACGTCGCCCAGCACGCGCTCGTGAACCGCCGCGACGATGAATGGCACAACCTCATGCTGAGCTCGTGCCCCAACAGCCGCCTTCTCGTCGAGATCGCCGGCGTGCGTCGCGCCATCCACCGCTACGAGTCGCTTCTCGTGTCCGATGATGTCATGGTCGAGCGCAGTGCGATCGAGCACGCGGACATCGCGCGACACCTCATCGACGGCGACCTGGCCGCAGCGAAGGCTGCGCTCGCCGCCAACTGGACAAACGGGATGCGCCGCCTCCTCGCCGACGCCGGCATCTCCTGGGAGCGCCTCGCCTGACTCGCGCGCGCGCCCGCGCGGCATTTCCTCCGAGTGTCGCCGCTGTAGCCGAGTGTCGCCGTTCCACCGGGCGATCTCGACCGTAACGGCGACTCTCGACCCAGCGGCAGTGAGCGAATCGAATGCAAGCATTCCGTTCGGGATGGGGCGGCCAGTAGGTTGGGGCCATGAAGACCAGGCTCGCTCGACCCGCCCTCGTGGTCGCCGCCATCATGGTGGTAGCCGCACTCGCCGGATGCTCGTCGTCCGGATCGTCCTTCACCGGCACCTGGGGCGAGAACGCCACCGGCCAGCCGAACCTCACCATCAAGGACGACGGCCACTGGTCGGGCACCGACGGCTGTAACGCCATGAGCGGCAAAGGCACCGTCTCCCGGGACACGTTCACGTTCGGCCCGTTCGCCTCGACACTCAAGGCCTGCGAAGGCGTGACGCCGTGGCTCAACCTCGCCAACACGGCCAAGGTCGACGGCAGCAACCTGGTCGTCTACAACACCGGCGGCGCCAAGATCGGAACGTTGGCCAAGCAGTAGCCGGCCCCCGGCAACCGGCCGCCCGGCAACCACCCTGCCGAGAGCGCCCGTTCCGGACGAGCGCGCCCGGCACGCGGGACACTCTCGACCGCATGTGACGCACTCGGCGCACGGTCAGCGCGACGCGCGCACCGCGAGGTCCACGTAGAGCGCGGCTGACCATCCGAACGACGTCGTCGCGGTCGCGGCCTTCTCGCCCGTGAACGGGTTGAAGTACTCGTGCGGGCCACCCGCATGCGCGACGAGCTGTAGCGTCTTCTCGAGCAACTCGCACGAACGCTCCGGGTGACCCGAGACCGCGAGACCCTCGACCAGCAGCGTGTTGATGTTGACCCACACCGGCCCGCGCCACATCCGTTCGGCCGAGAAGTCCGCATCCCGAACCGCGACCGTCGGCACGGTCCAGGGCGTCGCGAACCGGTCGGGGTCGTCGAGCGCTTCGAGCATCCGCGACACGATGCGACCCGGCAGCCGCCCGGTCAGCAGCGGCAGCAGGCTGACCGCGGCCTCGGCAGGCAGCGGATGCCCGGCCCCGCGCGAGCGGAAGAAGCCGGCCGCGTCGTCCCACATCTCTTCCAGCAGCGCGAGCGTGCGTTCTGCGCGGCGACTGTACCGCTCGGCGGCGTCCAGGTCGCCGACGGAGCGAGCGCGGGATGCGAGCAGGTCGTCCTGAACGATCAGGTACGCTGCGAGGTCCGGCGAGGCCACGGGCAGTTCGCCGTCGAAGACGGGACTGTCGTCGAGGCCCGACGAGTAGGGATGCCCGTACTCGGGCATTCCATCGCCGTCGAGGTCGGAGTGCGCGAACCACCACTCCTGGCTGCGCGCGACCGTCGCCCATGCGTCGTCGAACCAGCCCGGATCGTCGACCAGCGCCTCGAGCGAGCGGAGCGCCCAGGCGGCGAGCGGCGGTTTCGTGAGGGGGATGGGAGCGGTCGGGTCGGCGATGGCCGAACCGGCACGGCGCAGGTTGTCACGGTCTCCCGGCGGGAGGTCGTCGCTCGAGGCGAGCACACCCTCGTCGTGCACGACGTCGGGCAGCTGGCCGTCAGCCGTCGGAAAGCCGAACGCGAGAGCGAGCTGCTCTCGTGCGAGTTCGGGGTCGCCGTGCCGCAGACCGGCCGCGATGAAGTAGGCATCCCACTGCCAGAGCCCGACGTAGCCGATCTTCGAGGGAACGACGGCTCTCGCGTCACCGCGACCCGGCAGGGTGACGATGTTGGCGCCGAGCACCCACCAGCAGAAAGCGGTGAGGTCGGCGAGATCCGGGCGGACCGCGGGACAGCGTGCGAACCAGTCGTCCCACGTCTGCGTGGTCGCGGCGAGGGCCTCGGCGTGGGTGCACGAGTCGCCATCCGGTGACTCGGAGATGCGGGGAGCGACTGACGACGCCGCTGTGCGCGACCCAGCGCCCGCGGCCTCGCCGAGCGCCAACCGCACGCGGCCGCCGTCGCCGGCGAACGCCAGTCGCACGAGGGTGCCCCGATCGCTGTGCCGAACATCCACGCCTTCCGCCCCATCGGCGAACCACCGGGCCGCAGGGGCCGACGGAAGCCCCGGAGCCCACTCCCCGGACGCGGCATCGGTTCCGTTCCCGACCGCGCCGGGCACTGTGAGTTCGACCGTCCAGCGCCCTTCGCAGCCGAGGCTGAGCGCATCCGGACCGTCGAAGGTGAGCGTGGCGCCGCCGTCGAATTCGATGCGCTCGGGGCGCACATCCTTCACCGGGGCGAGCCGGCCATCCGCACCGAACACCTTCACGGTGCGCACGACGATGCAGTCGTCGAGGCGGCGCTCGTACTCGGCCAGGCGCACGGTGATCCCGCCATCGGCGCGCTGCACGAGGATGCGCGAGCCGGGGAACGTGAACGGCGCGTTCTCGAGGTCGAGGAATCGCGCCGCCCGGTCGCCGGCCGTGAGCTCTGCGCTCACCGGCCGCCGAGCCCCGAAGCCGCCATGCTGTTGAGGATGCGGCGCTGGCCGATCACGAACGCGATCAGCATCGGGATGGTCGCCACGGCCGAGGCCGCCATGACCAGACCGTAATTGATCGAGCCGAACTGCCCGCGGAAACTCTGCAGCAGCAACGGAACCGTGAAGTTCTCCTGGCTGTTCATCAACACGAGGGGCAGGAGGAAGTTGTTCCACGTTCCCAGTGCGACGATGATCGCCAGCGCGCCGAGGCCCGGGCGGAGGTTGGGGAGGATGATGCTCCA
It encodes the following:
- a CDS encoding META domain-containing protein, which codes for MKTRLARPALVVAAIMVVAALAGCSSSGSSFTGTWGENATGQPNLTIKDDGHWSGTDGCNAMSGKGTVSRDTFTFGPFASTLKACEGVTPWLNLANTAKVDGSNLVVYNTGGAKIGTLAKQ
- the gcvPB gene encoding aminomethyl-transferring glycine dehydrogenase subunit GcvPB, giving the protein MSLPIAPKPALRRFHQARWDEPIVFELHAPGERGVLVSRPEAGVREAVGDVVAALPASLRRSAPPALPEIGQMRVLKHYLRLSQENLGADLNVDVGQGTCTMKYAPKVNEAIIRTPDLTELHPLQEQASVQGVLEIIWKTERMLAEISGMSRVSLQTSGGSEAIWANISMIRAYHESRGEGDQRTEVITTIFSHPSNAAAAKAAGYTVITIHPDADGYPDLDALRAALSPRTAAIMVTNPEDTGIYNPRIGEWVRLAHEVGALASYDQANANGILGITRARDAGFDVCHFNLHKTFGTPHGCGGPGSGANAVSEELAQFLPGPVVERDGDRYYLDADRPESIGSVAPFYGVIPNIVRTYAWISALGAEGLRAVAETAVLNNNYLMKRILEIPGTSAPYATGRRRIEQVRYSWQDLYEDTGISSEEIGVRAADFGMHYWTSHHPYIVPQPFTLEPTESYSMAELDEYADVLAEIAREARETPEIVRTAPHNQTVHHTHHDDLDDPERWAVTWRAYQRKYFGADAAGAAAASAESGASGAGAASGSASAATSATEEAAA
- the gcvPA gene encoding aminomethyl-transferring glycine dehydrogenase subunit GcvPA, with product MSHPFVHPYVPNTAPESRQAMLDAVGAASVEDFYADVPAELRLGRALDLPEPLVAEQDLVRHVGGLLRRNRAVEPGRLFLGAGTYQHAVPAVVDEVINRSEFLTAYAGEPYEDHGRFQALFQYQSLMGELLNQDVVNVPTYDGYQAAATSLAMAGRITGRRTVLLVSDAHPDKLSKVRDYIAPTIDLVLVPTVGAVADLQTVTGLLDDTVAAIWVETPSYTGALETALAELADAAHAVGAVVIVGTDPISLGILTPPADLGADIVHGDIQSLGLHPWFGGAHGGFIAVHDDTRFVMELPSRLFGLASTDVPGEYGFGDVAYDRTSFAVREEGKEWVGTAAALWGIAAGVYLALMGPQGMAEVGETVLARTTYAARSLTALAGVRLADGAVHFREFVLDVTDAALTAPELVAAGRASGFEPGHAVDDGHLLVCVTEQNTQTDIDDLAAVLGAALAQKKEQNA
- a CDS encoding GntR family transcriptional regulator, with amino-acid sequence MIERKNLRSQVREELIARMRSGDVRPGESINEVQLAAELGVSRTPLREALIALESEGQIESENGKGFRFVPLSAREFEELCPIIVTLESLALDLSPRDDLARLGEELATLAAEFNDDVAQHALVNRRDDEWHNLMLSSCPNSRLLVEIAGVRRAIHRYESLLVSDDVMVERSAIEHADIARHLIDGDLAAAKAALAANWTNGMRRLLADAGISWERLA
- a CDS encoding ATP-NAD kinase family protein, coding for MATVRPHRPTIGVVVNPVAGVGGPAGLVGSDGAAVQREAYERGARPLAAARAAAALAVLAGAHPGLDVLTGGGALGEDVVRASGLRPRVVYEPVVPGATTADDTARAVAAFVAAGAGLVLFTGGDGTARDAALGAGGTARDAGLGTDARVALLGIPAGVKMYSGCFAVAPAAAGSIAAEWVNAGEHQTREAEVLDLDEEDLRAGRPDPRLFALVDVPVAAGRTQARKAATPTSEADAVRRAAAGLIAQFEPGVRYLLGPGGTVAAVSRELGIPGTPLGVDIVQDGQLVARDVSEAGALDAIAGRPAKAVVTVIGGQGFLLGRGNQQLSAAVVASLGPDPLLVVATEQKLIDLSGRPLLVDTGDPRLDAQLAGHVRVTTGPASSSIYPVSAASAATTEGAPSCV
- a CDS encoding amylo-alpha-1,6-glucosidase; translated protein: MSAELTAGDRAARFLDLENAPFTFPGSRILVQRADGGITVRLAEYERRLDDCIVVRTVKVFGADGRLAPVKDVRPERIEFDGGATLTFDGPDALSLGCEGRWTVELTVPGAVGNGTDAASGEWAPGLPSAPAARWFADGAEGVDVRHSDRGTLVRLAFAGDGGRVRLALGEAAGAGSRTAASSVAPRISESPDGDSCTHAEALAATTQTWDDWFARCPAVRPDLADLTAFCWWVLGANIVTLPGRGDARAVVPSKIGYVGLWQWDAYFIAAGLRHGDPELAREQLALAFGFPTADGQLPDVVHDEGVLASSDDLPPGDRDNLRRAGSAIADPTAPIPLTKPPLAAWALRSLEALVDDPGWFDDAWATVARSQEWWFAHSDLDGDGMPEYGHPYSSGLDDSPVFDGELPVASPDLAAYLIVQDDLLASRARSVGDLDAAERYSRRAERTLALLEEMWDDAAGFFRSRGAGHPLPAEAAVSLLPLLTGRLPGRIVSRMLEALDDPDRFATPWTVPTVAVRDADFSAERMWRGPVWVNINTLLVEGLAVSGHPERSCELLEKTLQLVAHAGGPHEYFNPFTGEKAATATTSFGWSAALYVDLAVRASR
- a CDS encoding beta-galactosidase; the encoded protein is MTATSPRSIRLDALAYGGDYNPDQWSESVWAEDARLMVEAGVNLVTLPVFSWPLLEPRPGEYDFAGLDRVIDLLWENGIRIDLATATATPPAWLVREHPDLLPWNADGVRLEFGSRQAYCPSSPIFREAALRLTRALAERYGEHPALALWHVSNEYGDHVSRCWCPESAPHFRRWLRHRYETIDGLNEAWGTSCWGQNYLDFDQIEPPRTATGPINPAELVDFERFSSDALLELFQSEIDVLREVTPEIAVTTNFMSLFRELDYWDFADAEDLVTDDAYPDPADPDAHIGAALNYGLMRSLKDGRPWLLLEQAPSAVSWRDVNVPKAPGRMRLGSMQAIAHGSDGVMFFQWRQAKFGPEKFHSAMLGHRGERSRTFQEAKALGAELKSLAPIKDTRVRASVALVADWDSWWGVTEPDSLPSVRLDWLREARAWHAAAYGLGQAVDVARAAGPYGEHRVLLVPNLYATTAEQADALAGFVAAGGQLVVGPFSGVVDHREQIHEGGAPGPLRDLLGVEVDEWWPLADGESRTVAFAGDLSAGDLSAGSAAYAVRIWSEWLETAPGTEVLATYADGDLAGRPAVTRRTHGAGAAWYLSAGLDAEGMRALLAQVFAAAGVPATITDPAVEVVSRTDGTTDYTFVLNHGREQVSAPGIPGGRDLLTGSDATAGLTLDAFGVAVVAHPSRPSDPSHPSGD
- a CDS encoding SDR family NAD(P)-dependent oxidoreductase, which encodes MRLADKSAIVTGGAGGIGRATSLAFAAEGARVAVVDVAPGAAEKVAEEIRAAGGTAIALTADVSNEADIERVVADTVAEFGSLDVVFNNAGIIRRTTAVETTVEEWDRVFGVNVKGIFLMCKHAVPVMAANGGGSIINTGSGWGLKGGGQAISYCASKGAVVNMTRALAIDHGPQGIRVNSVNPGDVNTGMLRDEARQLGQETGSFLAEAADRPLQRMGEPSEIAAAVVWLASDESSYVTGSALVVDGGGIA